One window of Nocardioides dongkuii genomic DNA carries:
- a CDS encoding MarR family transcriptional regulator translates to MPTLEKVTRTDAGLASELRLSVMRLRRRLVAERHPDNELSMNAMAVLGALHRHGELTIGELATRERVKAPSMTRTVNWLEDGGHVARRPHETDGRQVLVALSDRGRETLLADRRRRDEWLARRLRDLTPADRDLLRRAAPILERLAQED, encoded by the coding sequence ATGCCTACGCTGGAGAAGGTCACCCGCACCGACGCCGGACTCGCCTCCGAGCTCCGGCTCTCCGTCATGCGCCTGCGCCGGAGGCTGGTGGCCGAGCGGCACCCCGACAACGAGTTGAGCATGAACGCGATGGCGGTCCTCGGCGCCCTGCACCGGCACGGCGAGCTCACCATCGGCGAGCTCGCGACCCGCGAGCGCGTGAAGGCGCCGAGCATGACCCGCACCGTCAACTGGCTCGAGGACGGCGGGCACGTCGCCCGTCGGCCCCACGAGACCGACGGCCGCCAGGTGCTCGTCGCCCTCTCCGACCGGGGCCGCGAGACGCTCCTCGCCGACCGGCGCCGCCGCGACGAGTGGCTGGCCCGCCGGCTCCGCGACCTGACCCCGGCGGACCGCGACCTGCTGCGTCGCGCCGCACCGATCCTCGAACGACTCGCCCAGGAGGACTGA
- a CDS encoding NCS2 family permease: MRGSRPVTIDSYFRISDRGSTIGQEVRGGLVTFLTMSYIIVLNPLILGYVPDSEGNFLAGGADGPNLPAIAAGTALVAGVLTILMGAVANFPLALATGLGLNAFVAVAIATQSTWADAMGLVVLEGIAILVLVLTGFRTAVFHAVPTQLKVAISVGIGLFIALIGFVDAGFVTRIPDAASTTVPVQLGSGGQLSGWPILVFTGGLLLLIALWVRRVKGAILISIVVATVVAVLLEAALDLGAREDNPGGWWLTVPSLDGVVDVPDFGTLGEFSLFGAFSSIGVVAALLLVFSLMLADFFDTMGTMTAIGAEAGLNDENGVPPNTQRILVIDSVAAIAGGAGGVSSNTSYIESASGVGEGARTGLASIVTGLLFLLATFFTPVVRAIPSEAAVPALVLVGFLMMQQVTEISWSDIEIAIPAFLTIVLMPFAYSISAGIGAGFLAYVLIAVVVGKARKVHPLMWVVAALFLVYFGIDPITDLLT, translated from the coding sequence ATGAGAGGCTCACGCCCCGTGACCATCGACTCCTACTTCCGCATCAGCGACCGGGGTTCCACGATCGGGCAGGAGGTGCGGGGCGGTCTCGTCACGTTCCTCACGATGTCCTACATCATCGTGCTGAACCCGCTCATCCTCGGCTACGTGCCCGACTCGGAGGGCAACTTCCTCGCGGGCGGCGCCGACGGGCCCAACCTGCCGGCCATCGCCGCCGGCACCGCCCTGGTCGCGGGCGTGCTGACGATCCTCATGGGTGCGGTCGCCAACTTCCCGCTCGCGCTGGCCACCGGGCTGGGGCTCAACGCGTTCGTCGCCGTGGCCATCGCCACGCAGTCCACCTGGGCCGACGCCATGGGCCTGGTGGTGCTGGAGGGCATCGCGATCCTGGTGCTGGTGCTCACCGGGTTCCGCACCGCGGTCTTCCACGCCGTCCCGACCCAGCTCAAGGTCGCGATCTCGGTCGGCATCGGCCTGTTCATCGCGCTGATCGGCTTCGTCGACGCCGGCTTCGTGACCCGCATCCCCGACGCCGCCTCGACCACCGTGCCCGTGCAGCTCGGCTCCGGCGGCCAGCTCTCCGGCTGGCCGATCCTGGTCTTCACCGGCGGCCTGCTGCTGCTCATCGCGCTGTGGGTACGCCGGGTCAAGGGCGCCATCCTCATCTCCATCGTCGTGGCCACCGTCGTGGCGGTGCTCCTCGAGGCGGCCCTCGACCTCGGCGCCCGCGAGGACAACCCGGGCGGCTGGTGGCTGACCGTGCCCTCGCTCGACGGCGTCGTCGACGTCCCCGACTTCGGCACCCTGGGGGAGTTCTCGCTCTTCGGCGCCTTCTCCTCGATCGGCGTCGTGGCCGCCCTGCTGCTGGTCTTCTCGCTGATGCTCGCCGACTTCTTCGACACCATGGGCACGATGACCGCCATCGGTGCCGAGGCCGGCCTCAACGACGAGAACGGCGTCCCGCCGAACACCCAGCGGATCCTGGTCATCGACTCGGTCGCCGCGATCGCCGGTGGCGCGGGCGGCGTCTCGTCCAACACCTCCTACATCGAGTCCGCCTCCGGCGTCGGCGAGGGCGCCCGCACCGGCCTGGCCTCGATCGTGACCGGGCTGCTGTTCCTGCTCGCGACGTTCTTCACCCCGGTGGTCCGCGCGATCCCCTCGGAGGCCGCGGTCCCGGCGCTCGTGCTGGTCGGCTTCCTGATGATGCAGCAGGTCACGGAGATCTCCTGGTCCGACATCGAGATCGCGATCCCGGCGTTCCTGACCATCGTGCTGATGCCGTTCGCCTACTCGATCAGCGCGGGCATCGGCGCCGGCTTCCTCGCCTACGTCCTGATCGCCGTCGTCGTCGGCAAGGCCCGCAAGGTCCACCCGCTGATGTGGGTGGTGGCCGCTCTGTTCCTCGTCTACTTCGGCATCGACCCGATCACCGACCTGCTCACCTGA
- a CDS encoding DUF2530 domain-containing protein, which yields MEFRDEQPTQHELGSRLYMVADVEPLDVDGVRTVQVGAAIWAVAFVALLPFYGRLADAGRTWWLWTCLAGFGLGLFGYEYCRRRRAARVGLEEQGPAEQA from the coding sequence GTGGAGTTCCGCGACGAGCAGCCGACGCAGCACGAGCTCGGCAGTCGCCTCTACATGGTCGCTGATGTCGAGCCGCTCGACGTCGACGGCGTCCGGACGGTGCAGGTCGGGGCGGCGATCTGGGCGGTGGCGTTCGTCGCGCTGCTGCCCTTCTACGGCAGGCTCGCCGATGCCGGCCGCACCTGGTGGCTGTGGACCTGCCTGGCCGGCTTCGGCCTCGGGCTGTTCGGCTACGAGTACTGCCGCCGCCGTCGGGCGGCCCGGGTCGGGCTCGAGGAGCAGGGCCCGGCGGAGCAGGCCTAG
- a CDS encoding DUF3027 domain-containing protein: MRNVTTTLRAKPDAAAVAAVDLAREALALGAEPSDIGDYLGHQVEGERVVTHLFACTRPGYVGWRWSVTVARAPRQKYVTVDEVVLVPGEDAIVAPEWVPYRERIQPGDLSPGDLLPVDDDDPRLVPTYSFGDDPLDQDDKAQVRMVAQDLGLGRVRTLSPEGRDLAAERWYDGDGGPSSPVAQAAPDHCWTCGFLVRLNGPLSELFGVCGNGDANDDGRVVSYDHGCGAHSEVRLAKKHEPQPLPEPVVDTLSTDELERF; the protein is encoded by the coding sequence ATGCGGAACGTGACGACGACGCTGCGCGCCAAGCCCGACGCCGCTGCCGTGGCGGCGGTCGACCTGGCCCGGGAAGCCCTGGCGCTGGGCGCCGAGCCGAGCGACATCGGTGACTACCTCGGCCACCAGGTCGAGGGGGAGCGGGTCGTGACCCACCTCTTCGCCTGCACGCGCCCCGGGTACGTCGGGTGGCGCTGGTCGGTGACCGTCGCGCGGGCCCCCCGGCAGAAGTACGTCACGGTCGACGAGGTCGTGCTGGTGCCGGGCGAGGACGCGATCGTCGCCCCCGAGTGGGTGCCCTACCGCGAGCGGATCCAGCCCGGCGACCTCTCCCCGGGCGACCTGCTGCCCGTCGACGACGACGACCCGCGCCTGGTCCCGACGTACTCCTTCGGCGACGACCCGCTCGACCAGGACGACAAGGCGCAGGTCCGCATGGTCGCCCAGGACCTCGGCCTCGGCCGGGTCCGCACGCTTTCGCCCGAGGGCCGCGACCTCGCCGCCGAGCGGTGGTACGACGGCGACGGCGGCCCCTCCTCGCCGGTGGCCCAGGCGGCCCCCGACCACTGCTGGACCTGCGGGTTCCTGGTGCGGCTCAACGGCCCGCTCTCGGAGCTCTTCGGCGTCTGCGGCAACGGCGACGCCAACGACGACGGCCGGGTGGTCTCCTACGACCACGGGTGCGGCGCGCACTCCGAGGTGCGGCTGGCCAAGAAGCACGAGCCGCAGCCGCTGCCCGAGCCGGTCGTCGACACCCTCAGCACCGACGAGCTCGAGCGCTTCTAG
- a CDS encoding MFS transporter produces MSSHGTDRTDRARTVGRGLGTGARAAARGVAGAGRVTGRMSRTIGRQARRAAGAQGAEQSGLNRLIYLHFFNTAGDAAVAISLAGSLFFQVPSGEARGQVALFLGLTMLPFAIVAPLIGPFLDRFSHGRRWAIGATQALRAFLCWGLASAISGESSPWLFAAALGVLVSSKAYGVTRAAAVPRLLPQGFTLVKANGRVSVSGMVGAAVSAPLAGLASLAGPEWSLRYAFLLFVVATVCAIRLPQAVDSSAGEGTLVLREDDSRPTTPRGRIRTPIPPAVAFALRANCGPRFLSGFLLMFMAFLLRENPPESGLSAEVLIGLVVGAAGLGNALGVAAAALLKKINPSVTVVLVLVADAAAALLAALFYGVVFLALLGLTAGLAQSLGKFCLDATIQRDVPERVQASAFARSDTALQVAWVLGGFIGIALPLDPARLGLAVAFAAVAGWAVFVLGGRAQAARPRRTPAA; encoded by the coding sequence ATGTCGTCGCACGGGACCGATCGGACCGACCGGGCCCGCACCGTCGGCCGCGGGCTGGGCACCGGCGCCCGCGCCGCCGCGCGCGGGGTCGCCGGCGCGGGGCGGGTCACCGGGCGGATGAGCCGCACGATCGGTCGGCAGGCGCGGCGCGCGGCCGGGGCGCAGGGGGCGGAGCAGTCCGGGCTCAACCGGCTGATCTACCTGCACTTCTTCAACACCGCCGGCGACGCGGCCGTGGCGATCTCGCTGGCCGGCAGCCTGTTCTTCCAGGTGCCCTCGGGCGAGGCGCGCGGCCAGGTCGCGCTGTTCCTCGGCCTGACGATGCTGCCGTTCGCGATCGTGGCGCCGCTGATCGGCCCGTTCCTCGACCGGTTCAGCCACGGCCGCCGGTGGGCGATCGGGGCCACCCAGGCGCTGCGCGCCTTCCTGTGCTGGGGGCTGGCGAGCGCGATCAGCGGGGAGTCCTCCCCCTGGCTGTTCGCGGCCGCGCTCGGCGTCCTCGTCTCCTCCAAGGCGTACGGCGTCACGCGCGCCGCCGCCGTGCCGCGCCTGCTGCCGCAGGGCTTCACGCTGGTGAAGGCCAACGGCCGGGTCTCGGTGTCCGGCATGGTCGGCGCCGCGGTCTCCGCGCCGCTCGCGGGCCTGGCCTCCCTCGCCGGGCCGGAGTGGTCGCTGCGCTACGCGTTCCTGCTGTTCGTGGTGGCGACGGTCTGCGCGATCCGGCTGCCCCAGGCCGTGGACTCCTCGGCCGGCGAGGGCACGCTGGTGCTCCGGGAGGACGACTCGCGGCCGACGACCCCCCGCGGCCGGATCCGCACGCCGATCCCGCCGGCGGTGGCGTTCGCGCTGCGCGCCAACTGCGGGCCGCGCTTCCTCTCCGGCTTCCTGCTGATGTTCATGGCCTTCCTGCTCCGCGAGAACCCTCCCGAGAGCGGCCTGAGCGCCGAGGTGCTCATCGGCCTCGTGGTCGGGGCCGCCGGGCTCGGCAACGCCCTGGGCGTGGCCGCGGCCGCGCTGCTCAAGAAGATCAACCCGTCGGTCACCGTGGTGCTGGTGCTGGTTGCCGACGCGGCGGCGGCGCTGCTCGCCGCGTTGTTCTACGGCGTGGTGTTCCTCGCCCTGCTCGGGCTCACCGCCGGCCTGGCGCAGTCGCTCGGCAAGTTCTGCCTCGACGCCACCATCCAGCGCGACGTCCCCGAGCGGGTCCAGGCCAGCGCCTTCGCGCGCAGCGACACCGCGCTCCAGGTGGCGTGGGTGCTCGGCGGGTTCATCGGGATCGCGCTCCCGCTCGACCCCGCGCGCCTCGGCCTGGCGGTCGCGTTCGCGGCCGTGGCCGGGTGGGCGGTGTTCGTGCTCGGCGGCCGGGCGCAGGCGGCCCGCCCCCGGCGTACCCCTGCTGCCTGA
- a CDS encoding cold-shock protein, which produces MPTGKVKWFDADKGFGFLSQDDGADVYVRTEALPEGTTTLKAGTRVEFGIAQGRRGDQALQVRVLEAPASVARSQSQARRKKPEEMVAIVEDLIRLLDDVGEAYRHGRHPDARSAGPTAKLLRALADELEA; this is translated from the coding sequence GTGCCCACAGGCAAGGTGAAGTGGTTCGACGCCGACAAGGGCTTCGGGTTCCTCTCGCAAGACGACGGCGCCGACGTCTACGTCCGCACCGAGGCCCTTCCCGAGGGGACGACGACCCTCAAGGCCGGCACCCGCGTCGAGTTCGGCATCGCCCAGGGCCGCCGCGGCGACCAGGCCCTGCAGGTGCGGGTGCTCGAGGCGCCGGCCTCGGTCGCGCGCAGCCAGTCGCAGGCGCGCCGCAAGAAGCCCGAGGAGATGGTCGCGATCGTCGAGGACCTGATCCGCCTGCTCGACGACGTCGGCGAGGCCTACCGCCACGGCCGGCACCCCGACGCGCGGTCGGCCGGGCCCACCGCCAAGCTGCTGCGCGCGCTCGCCGACGAGCTCGAGGCCTGA
- a CDS encoding haloacid dehalogenase-like hydrolase produces the protein MPEATDPPPLVVGFDLDMTLIDTVPGFGSVLRALGSELGVDFPVEEMTARLGPPLEQLLAPYLAADAIPAAGDRFRTLYPDHAVAPVPALAGAHDAIAAVRRHGGRVVVVTGKFPENARLHLDHVGFDVDHLEGWVWGVGKADVLVREGASVYVGDHVHDVEGALAGGVLSVSVLTGGCTREELVAAGTHVVLDSLEEFPAWLEEHLLTTRLAALEADLRARGSVLVAYSGGADSAFLLAAAVRALGPDRVVAATGYSHSLPEAERDPARAFAESLGVEVLTPRTHEMEREGYRANAGDRCFFCKAELLDVLAPLAAERGLAHVATGTNADDAVAGFRPGIRAAAERGAITPLRDAGLTKAQVREASRRWGLPTWDKPAAACLSSRVAYGIEVTPHRLGRIERAETAARAALAGVPLRDLRVRDLGDRGSVEVDAALLPLPAELEAAVLDAVRSAGFDAAAVDPRGFRSGSLNDALRD, from the coding sequence ATGCCCGAGGCCACCGACCCACCCCCGCTGGTGGTCGGTTTCGACCTCGACATGACGCTGATCGACACGGTGCCCGGCTTCGGCTCCGTGCTGCGGGCGCTCGGCTCCGAGCTCGGGGTCGACTTCCCGGTCGAGGAGATGACGGCGCGGCTCGGCCCGCCCCTCGAGCAGCTGCTCGCGCCGTACCTCGCCGCCGACGCGATCCCCGCAGCCGGCGACCGGTTCCGCACCCTCTACCCCGACCACGCGGTCGCCCCGGTGCCGGCGCTCGCCGGCGCGCACGACGCGATCGCGGCGGTCCGCCGCCATGGCGGCCGGGTCGTCGTGGTCACCGGCAAGTTCCCCGAGAACGCTCGCCTGCACCTCGACCACGTCGGGTTCGACGTGGACCACCTCGAGGGCTGGGTGTGGGGCGTCGGGAAGGCCGACGTGCTGGTCCGCGAGGGCGCGTCGGTGTACGTCGGGGACCACGTCCACGACGTCGAGGGGGCGCTCGCCGGGGGCGTGCTGAGCGTGTCGGTGCTGACCGGCGGCTGCACCCGCGAGGAGCTGGTCGCCGCCGGCACCCACGTCGTCCTCGACTCGCTGGAAGAGTTCCCCGCCTGGCTCGAGGAGCACCTGCTCACCACCCGGCTCGCGGCGCTCGAGGCCGACCTCCGCGCGCGGGGCTCGGTGCTGGTCGCCTACAGCGGCGGCGCCGACAGCGCGTTCCTGCTCGCGGCCGCCGTCCGGGCGCTCGGGCCGGACCGGGTCGTCGCCGCGACCGGCTACTCCCACTCGCTGCCCGAGGCCGAGCGCGACCCGGCCCGGGCGTTCGCCGAGTCGCTCGGCGTCGAGGTGCTCACGCCCCGCACCCACGAGATGGAGCGCGAGGGCTACCGCGCCAACGCCGGCGACCGCTGCTTCTTCTGCAAGGCCGAGCTCCTCGACGTGCTCGCCCCCCTCGCGGCCGAGCGCGGCCTCGCCCACGTCGCCACCGGCACCAACGCCGACGACGCGGTGGCCGGCTTCCGTCCCGGCATCCGGGCCGCGGCCGAGCGTGGCGCGATCACGCCGCTGCGCGACGCGGGGCTGACCAAGGCCCAGGTCCGCGAGGCCTCCCGCCGCTGGGGGCTGCCGACCTGGGACAAGCCGGCCGCGGCCTGCCTCTCCTCGCGCGTCGCCTACGGCATCGAGGTGACCCCGCACCGGCTCGGCCGGATCGAGCGGGCCGAGACGGCCGCGCGGGCCGCCCTGGCCGGCGTACCCCTCCGCGACCTGCGGGTCCGCGACCTCGGCGACCGGGGCTCGGTGGAGGTCGACGCCGCCCTGCTGCCGCTCCCCGCCGAGCTGGAGGCGGCCGTCCTGGACGCGGTGCGCTCCGCCGGCTTCGACGCGGCCGCGGTGGACCCGCGCGGATTCCGGTCCGGCTCCCTCAACGACGCCCTGCGCGACTGA
- a CDS encoding S8 family serine peptidase: MRTRRGRAGGVRRAPALVCALAAVLGSALALGLLAPVPAAQAAPRTALYLVTLDSPGTAAGRTGPAVVGRLRLSLQQDAVLARVGAPAPTYRWTTALNGVAVELTPAQARELATVDRVAAVEQNAVRPLAGGAPATSDLATAGGARRGGAGVVLGMVDTGIDPENPLFADVPALGRGPEGFTGECQPGEDWETGTCSDKLAGARFFVEGFGADRVRSSADLSPRDDHGHGTQLASVAAGNAGVTVRAGRESLGRFASVAPQTRLAVYKACWTAPDPHDDGCATADLVTAVDRATADGVDVLNLSVGGPARADTLDRALLGAAEAGIVVVAAAGNGGADTFAAHPSPWVTTVGGTTGVARVGEVRLGDGPRLAGATAASRRVGPVRLVLAADVVAPGWSRAEARTCAPGSLDAGRVDGRVVLCERGRVARVGKSEAVARADGAGMVLVNTGPGSRNADLHDVPTVHLDAGDGRVVRRWARRHPAGTVTLAPLGKTRTAPRVVPWSSSGDPSAAVLKPDVVAPATGQLAAVPASVRAGRWDLVAGTSVASARTAGAAAVLLGRHDDWSAATVRSALATTATDAPGGSVLRSGAGRIRLEEAPRPGLAYDLEPAAYRAWLAGRRTSLNTPSVLLHAGQEVARRTVTNVGERTMYFSSSATGFRRHRVLVTPAALRLDPGESATWTMRVSGPAARPFDDGWVTWRGANGSVTRVPVLLTR, encoded by the coding sequence ATGCGGACGAGACGAGGACGCGCAGGCGGCGTACGCCGGGCGCCGGCGCTCGTGTGCGCGCTCGCCGCCGTCCTCGGGTCCGCCCTGGCGCTCGGCCTCCTGGCGCCGGTCCCGGCCGCGCAGGCGGCCCCCCGGACCGCGCTGTACCTGGTCACCCTGGACTCCCCCGGCACCGCCGCGGGCCGCACCGGCCCCGCCGTGGTCGGCCGGCTGCGGCTCTCGCTCCAGCAGGACGCCGTGCTGGCCCGCGTCGGCGCGCCCGCCCCGACGTACCGCTGGACGACGGCACTCAACGGCGTCGCCGTCGAGCTCACCCCCGCCCAGGCCCGCGAGCTGGCCACCGTCGACCGGGTCGCGGCGGTCGAGCAAAACGCCGTGCGGCCGCTGGCCGGCGGCGCTCCGGCCACCTCGGACCTCGCGACGGCCGGCGGCGCCCGCCGCGGCGGGGCCGGCGTCGTCCTCGGGATGGTGGACACGGGCATCGACCCCGAGAACCCGCTCTTCGCCGACGTCCCCGCGCTGGGGCGGGGGCCGGAGGGGTTCACCGGCGAGTGCCAGCCGGGCGAGGACTGGGAGACCGGCACCTGCTCGGACAAGCTGGCCGGCGCGCGCTTCTTCGTCGAGGGCTTCGGCGCCGACCGTGTGCGCAGCTCCGCCGACCTCTCCCCCCGCGACGACCACGGCCACGGCACCCAGCTCGCCTCGGTCGCGGCCGGCAACGCGGGCGTCACGGTGCGCGCCGGCCGCGAGTCGCTCGGGCGGTTCGCGAGCGTCGCCCCGCAGACCCGGCTCGCGGTCTACAAGGCCTGCTGGACCGCCCCCGACCCCCACGACGACGGGTGCGCCACGGCCGACCTGGTGACCGCGGTGGACCGGGCGACGGCCGACGGCGTCGACGTCCTGAACCTCTCGGTGGGCGGACCCGCGCGGGCCGACACCCTCGACCGCGCGCTGCTCGGGGCGGCCGAGGCCGGCATCGTCGTCGTGGCGGCCGCCGGCAACGGCGGCGCCGACACGTTCGCCGCCCACCCCTCCCCCTGGGTGACGACCGTCGGCGGCACCACCGGGGTCGCCCGGGTCGGTGAGGTCCGCCTCGGCGACGGCCCCCGGCTGGCCGGCGCCACCGCCGCCTCCCGCAGGGTCGGTCCCGTCCGGCTGGTCCTCGCCGCGGACGTCGTCGCGCCGGGCTGGTCGCGGGCGGAGGCCCGCACCTGCGCGCCGGGCAGCCTCGACGCCGGGCGGGTCGACGGCCGGGTGGTGCTGTGCGAGCGCGGCCGGGTGGCCCGGGTCGGCAAGTCCGAGGCGGTCGCGCGCGCCGACGGCGCCGGGATGGTCCTGGTCAACACCGGGCCCGGCTCGCGCAACGCCGACCTGCACGACGTCCCCACCGTCCACCTCGACGCCGGCGACGGGCGCGTCGTACGCCGCTGGGCGCGGCGGCACCCGGCCGGCACCGTGACCCTCGCGCCGCTCGGCAAGACCCGTACCGCCCCGCGGGTGGTGCCGTGGTCGAGCTCGGGCGACCCCTCGGCCGCCGTGCTGAAGCCGGACGTCGTCGCTCCCGCCACCGGGCAGCTCGCGGCGGTCCCGGCGTCGGTCCGTGCCGGTCGCTGGGACCTGGTCGCGGGCACGTCGGTGGCCAGCGCCCGCACCGCCGGCGCCGCCGCCGTGCTGCTCGGCCGGCACGACGACTGGTCCGCGGCGACCGTCCGCTCCGCCCTGGCCACCACCGCGACCGACGCCCCCGGCGGCTCCGTGCTGCGCAGCGGCGCGGGCCGGATCCGGCTCGAGGAGGCGCCGCGGCCGGGGCTCGCCTACGACCTCGAGCCCGCGGCGTACCGCGCCTGGCTGGCGGGACGGCGTACCTCGCTGAACACGCCGTCGGTGCTGCTGCACGCGGGCCAGGAGGTCGCCCGCAGGACGGTGACCAACGTCGGCGAGCGGACCATGTACTTCTCCTCGTCCGCCACCGGCTTCCGGCGCCACCGGGTGCTGGTCACCCCCGCCGCGCTGCGGCTGGACCCGGGCGAGTCGGCCACCTGGACGATGCGGGTCAGCGGCCCCGCGGCGCGGCCGTTCGACGACGGCTGGGTCACCTGGCGCGGCGCGAACGGCTCGGTCACGCGGGTGCCGGTGCTGCTGACCCGCTGA
- a CDS encoding SRPBCC family protein gives MTFELEQTVTTSASPADVWALWSDPGTWHRWDPAVRSVAMEGHFAEGAAGTMELAGPMEAPFVLEIVEPGARYLDRLTIGDLVIRIDHVVVAAGDGAEVTVRTTIEGPGAEEIGPVVTQDTPRALEALTALAEGREE, from the coding sequence ATGACCTTCGAGCTCGAGCAGACCGTGACGACCAGTGCCAGCCCGGCGGACGTGTGGGCGCTGTGGAGCGACCCGGGCACCTGGCACCGGTGGGACCCGGCGGTGCGCAGCGTGGCGATGGAGGGGCACTTCGCCGAGGGCGCGGCGGGGACGATGGAGCTGGCGGGGCCGATGGAGGCGCCGTTCGTGCTGGAGATCGTCGAGCCCGGGGCGCGCTACCTGGACCGGCTGACCATCGGCGACCTGGTGATCCGCATCGACCACGTCGTGGTCGCGGCCGGGGACGGCGCCGAGGTGACGGTGCGTACGACGATCGAGGGTCCCGGCGCCGAGGAGATCGGGCCGGTCGTCACCCAGGACACCCCGCGCGCGCTGGAGGCGCTCACCGCGCTGGCCGAGGGCCGCGAGGAGTAG
- a CDS encoding RDD family protein yields the protein MSEQTLTSDQAAAGTTYPAAGLERRFHAFTLDRLVAWALDAAGIAAAYLLLVERGRTAAGVAAMVGTVLLVSLAYAVLLGLRGTSPGRAAVGLRVVDATTGTPIGVGRALLRTAVLGVATLPTFGLGVATLAWTAVMDVGARRRGWHDHLARSVVVDVRPAPVEVVEEAPAPRAIVNLTAMRLAPRAQTPPDSAPRAVARPEAPAPVTRPTPEAAPDVAPEAAPAPEPEPVPVPAPPAPAPAEPRHAAQESASLDTATSPARTRRRRLGYPLVGQPPAGPPASPPPSGPPSTPPPPPTPPPTTAPPTVPPAVPPPVARWRVAFDTGESFEVTGLTLVGRRPEGRPGEPVHRLVPLHSEDLSLSKTHAQFQVVPDGALVVMDRGSTNGSVLIRRGVPRHLTGGRPSTLLDGDVVRFGDRTMTVARESSG from the coding sequence GTGAGCGAGCAGACCCTGACCAGCGACCAGGCGGCCGCCGGGACGACGTACCCCGCGGCCGGGTTGGAGCGCCGCTTCCACGCCTTCACCCTCGACCGGCTGGTGGCCTGGGCCCTGGACGCGGCCGGCATCGCCGCGGCGTACCTCCTCCTCGTCGAGCGGGGCCGCACCGCGGCGGGCGTCGCCGCGATGGTCGGCACGGTGCTGCTGGTCTCCCTCGCGTACGCCGTCCTGCTCGGGCTGCGCGGCACCTCGCCCGGGCGCGCGGCGGTCGGGCTGCGGGTCGTCGACGCCACCACCGGCACGCCGATCGGCGTGGGGCGCGCGCTGCTGCGCACCGCCGTCCTCGGCGTCGCGACGCTGCCGACGTTCGGGCTCGGCGTGGCCACGCTCGCCTGGACCGCCGTGATGGACGTGGGCGCCCGGCGCCGCGGGTGGCACGACCACCTGGCCCGGTCCGTCGTCGTCGACGTGCGCCCGGCGCCGGTCGAGGTGGTCGAGGAGGCCCCGGCCCCGCGCGCGATCGTCAACCTCACCGCGATGCGGCTCGCCCCGCGCGCCCAGACCCCGCCCGACTCCGCGCCCCGGGCCGTCGCCCGACCGGAGGCCCCGGCGCCCGTGACCCGGCCGACTCCGGAGGCCGCCCCGGACGTCGCCCCGGAGGCGGCGCCCGCGCCGGAGCCCGAGCCGGTCCCCGTCCCGGCTCCGCCCGCGCCGGCCCCCGCCGAGCCGCGGCACGCCGCGCAGGAGTCGGCCTCCCTGGACACCGCCACCTCGCCGGCCCGGACCCGCCGCCGGCGGCTGGGGTACCCGCTGGTCGGCCAGCCGCCGGCCGGTCCGCCGGCCTCGCCGCCGCCGTCGGGGCCGCCGTCCACCCCGCCGCCGCCCCCCACCCCGCCCCCGACCACCGCTCCGCCCACCGTGCCGCCCGCGGTCCCGCCGCCCGTCGCGCGCTGGCGGGTCGCCTTCGACACCGGGGAGTCCTTCGAGGTCACCGGACTGACCCTGGTCGGCCGCCGGCCCGAGGGCCGGCCGGGCGAGCCCGTGCACCGGCTGGTGCCCCTGCACTCCGAGGACCTGTCGCTGTCGAAGACGCACGCGCAGTTCCAGGTGGTGCCCGACGGCGCGCTGGTCGTGATGGACCGCGGCTCGACCAACGGCTCGGTGCTGATCCGCCGCGGCGTACCCCGCCACCTCACCGGCGGCCGCCCCTCCACCCTCCTCGACGGCGACGTGGTCCGCTTCGGCGACCGCACGATGACCGTCGCCCGCGAGTCCTCGGGGTAG